A region from the Triticum urartu cultivar G1812 chromosome 1, Tu2.1, whole genome shotgun sequence genome encodes:
- the LOC125553052 gene encoding probable GTP-binding protein OBGM, mitochondrial isoform X1, with amino-acid sequence MAPRQRAGRERRRLCRSESIFLQLYVGYIFPQACSDESTMSRGIGYPLFQARGMVDRFRLLARGGDGGNGCISQRRSRSDRQGRPDGGDGGTGGNVILECSRSVWDFSNLQHHTKAVRGGNGLSKKQIGTRGPDKVAQVPVGTVIHLVRGERPSFTVNKPTRSLDPWDIPDAVDDSADSSNQKNKDGINGNEAERESSNQREKQTYPSTCSKTGFSNAEDGDANSIQHQVEFDENDQFDDDDEEFWEDEDETEEEALDADEDREEDDIQYSVAEMTRPGQRLIVAQGGEGGLGNASIGRDVRLSKGNRQEEVARLSTGQAGTESFLVLELKSIADVGLVGLPNAGKSTLLSALSRARPEIADYAFTTLRPNIGSLTYDYYLSVKVADIPGLIKGAHENRGLGHAFLRHIERTKVLSYVLDLAATLNGRKGIPPWEQLRDLVVELEHYQEGMTKRPSLIVANKIDEEGAEAMYEELKRRVQGVPIFPVCAILQEGVPDLRVGLRDLMDASDPQGVDLSKIIVG; translated from the exons ATGGCTCCTCGTCAGAGGGCGGGAAGGGAAAGGCGGCGCCTTTGCAGGTCAGAGTCTATCTTCTTACAGCTTTACGTGGGCTACATTTTTCCTCAAGCTTGTTCCGACGAATCAACGATGAGCCGAGGCATTGGATACCCGTTGTTCCAGGCACGTGGGATGGTGGATAGGTTTCGGCTACTTGCCAGGGGTGGCGACGGTGGCAATGGCTGCATCAGCCAAAGGCGCTCCAGGTCCGACCGACAAGGCAGGCCCGATG GTGGCGATGGAGGGACAGGTGGTAATGTCATTCTTGAGTGCTCAAGATCTGTCTGGGATTTCAGTAACTTGCAACATCACACG AAAGCAGTCCGAGGAGGCAATGGACTTTCTAAGAAACAGATAGGGACAAGAGGTCCTGACAAG GTTGCACAAGTACCAGTTGGCACAGTGATTCATCTAGTCCGAGGGGAGCGACCGTCTTTCACTGTAAATAAACCAACCAGATCTCTAGATCCCTGGGATATCCCAGATGCTGTGGATGACTCTGCAGACAGTTCCAATCAGAAGAACAAGGATGGCATTAATGGAAATGAAGCTGAAAGAGAAAGTAGCAATCAGCGGGAGAAGCAAACATACCCTAGTACATGCTCCAAGACTGGGTTTTCGAACGCTGAAGATGGTGATGCAAATAGCATTCAACATCAGGTCGAGTTTGATGAAAATGATCAGTTTGATGACGACGATGAAGAATTTTGGGAGGATGAAGACGAGACGGAGGAAGAGGCTCTAGATGCAGATGAGGATAGGGAAGAAGATGACATACAGTATTCTGTTGCTGAAATGACAAGACCTGGGCAACGGTTGATTGTAGCACAAGGAGGGGAGGGTGGGCTAGGGAATGCTTCTATCGGCAGAGACGTCCGTCTATCCAAAGGAAATAGACAAGAGGAGGTAGCCCGTTTAAGTACTGGACAGGCAGGAACAGAGTCTTTTCTTGTCTTAGAACTGAAGAGCATTGCTGATGTTGGCCTTGTTGGTTTGCCTAATGCCGGAAAGAGCACACTTCTGAGTGCTCTCTCTAGGGCTCGCCCAGAGATCGCTGACTATGCGTTCACCACACTAAGGCCCAATATTGGTAGCCTGACCTACGACTACTACTTGTCAGTGAAAGTTGCTGACATACCTGGTCTTATCAAAGGTGCCCATGAGAACCGTGGCCTGGGCCATGCCTTCTTGAGGCACATTGAGCGCACCAAAGTTCTGTCCTATGTACTTGACCTGGCAGCAACACTCAACGGTAGGAAGGGTATCCCACCATGGGAGCAGCTACGCGATCTGGTCGTGGAGCTAGAGCATTACCAAGAAGGCATGACAAAGCGCCCATCGTTGATTGTCGCAAACAAAATAGATGAAGAGGGAGCTGAAGCAATGTATGAAGAACTGAAGAGGAGAGTGCAAGGTGTTCCAATATTTCCAGTGTGTGCCATCTTGCAAGAGGGAGTACCTGATCTGAGAGTTGGCCTGAGAGACCTTATGGATGCCTCGGATCCGCAAGGTGTCGATTTGAGCAAAATT
- the LOC125553052 gene encoding probable GTP-binding protein OBGM, mitochondrial isoform X2: MWRRPQVVLCRVSLANLSPAAWTGGGASYHGSSSEGGKGKAAPLQARGMVDRFRLLARGGDGGNGCISQRRSRSDRQGRPDGGDGGTGGNVILECSRSVWDFSNLQHHTKAVRGGNGLSKKQIGTRGPDKVAQVPVGTVIHLVRGERPSFTVNKPTRSLDPWDIPDAVDDSADSSNQKNKDGINGNEAERESSNQREKQTYPSTCSKTGFSNAEDGDANSIQHQVEFDENDQFDDDDEEFWEDEDETEEEALDADEDREEDDIQYSVAEMTRPGQRLIVAQGGEGGLGNASIGRDVRLSKGNRQEEVARLSTGQAGTESFLVLELKSIADVGLVGLPNAGKSTLLSALSRARPEIADYAFTTLRPNIGSLTYDYYLSVKVADIPGLIKGAHENRGLGHAFLRHIERTKVLSYVLDLAATLNGRKGIPPWEQLRDLVVELEHYQEGMTKRPSLIVANKIDEEGAEAMYEELKRRVQGVPIFPVCAILQEGVPDLRVGLRDLMDASDPQGVDLSKIIVG, from the exons ATGTGGCGGCGGCCGCAAGTTGTCCTGTGTCGCGTCTCGCTGGCGAACCTGTCTCCAGCGGCATGGACTGGTGGTGGGGCGAGCTACCATGGCTCCTCGTCAGAGGGCGGGAAGGGAAAGGCGGCGCCTTTGCAG GCACGTGGGATGGTGGATAGGTTTCGGCTACTTGCCAGGGGTGGCGACGGTGGCAATGGCTGCATCAGCCAAAGGCGCTCCAGGTCCGACCGACAAGGCAGGCCCGATG GTGGCGATGGAGGGACAGGTGGTAATGTCATTCTTGAGTGCTCAAGATCTGTCTGGGATTTCAGTAACTTGCAACATCACACG AAAGCAGTCCGAGGAGGCAATGGACTTTCTAAGAAACAGATAGGGACAAGAGGTCCTGACAAG GTTGCACAAGTACCAGTTGGCACAGTGATTCATCTAGTCCGAGGGGAGCGACCGTCTTTCACTGTAAATAAACCAACCAGATCTCTAGATCCCTGGGATATCCCAGATGCTGTGGATGACTCTGCAGACAGTTCCAATCAGAAGAACAAGGATGGCATTAATGGAAATGAAGCTGAAAGAGAAAGTAGCAATCAGCGGGAGAAGCAAACATACCCTAGTACATGCTCCAAGACTGGGTTTTCGAACGCTGAAGATGGTGATGCAAATAGCATTCAACATCAGGTCGAGTTTGATGAAAATGATCAGTTTGATGACGACGATGAAGAATTTTGGGAGGATGAAGACGAGACGGAGGAAGAGGCTCTAGATGCAGATGAGGATAGGGAAGAAGATGACATACAGTATTCTGTTGCTGAAATGACAAGACCTGGGCAACGGTTGATTGTAGCACAAGGAGGGGAGGGTGGGCTAGGGAATGCTTCTATCGGCAGAGACGTCCGTCTATCCAAAGGAAATAGACAAGAGGAGGTAGCCCGTTTAAGTACTGGACAGGCAGGAACAGAGTCTTTTCTTGTCTTAGAACTGAAGAGCATTGCTGATGTTGGCCTTGTTGGTTTGCCTAATGCCGGAAAGAGCACACTTCTGAGTGCTCTCTCTAGGGCTCGCCCAGAGATCGCTGACTATGCGTTCACCACACTAAGGCCCAATATTGGTAGCCTGACCTACGACTACTACTTGTCAGTGAAAGTTGCTGACATACCTGGTCTTATCAAAGGTGCCCATGAGAACCGTGGCCTGGGCCATGCCTTCTTGAGGCACATTGAGCGCACCAAAGTTCTGTCCTATGTACTTGACCTGGCAGCAACACTCAACGGTAGGAAGGGTATCCCACCATGGGAGCAGCTACGCGATCTGGTCGTGGAGCTAGAGCATTACCAAGAAGGCATGACAAAGCGCCCATCGTTGATTGTCGCAAACAAAATAGATGAAGAGGGAGCTGAAGCAATGTATGAAGAACTGAAGAGGAGAGTGCAAGGTGTTCCAATATTTCCAGTGTGTGCCATCTTGCAAGAGGGAGTACCTGATCTGAGAGTTGGCCTGAGAGACCTTATGGATGCCTCGGATCCGCAAGGTGTCGATTTGAGCAAAATT